agcattgaatacctcataTTAATGTCCAAACTATTGCTTATAAGAACAAAgtttcatgtgttggtctaagattttctaaattgcatacaacaacacttgtatgcatcagtccaacaaaatatgataagtcTTCCCCTCACAATtagtttaggatcagaaaccaaaattttttactatctaataacttttgatatgtggtatatgattaatttctctaccacaatgcacaaagataggtTTCCCAAAGAAGATTTGGGATATgggttagtttttctaacattagggggatggaataaacaactcgaaaatatgttatatgaatcgaattatcattaatatgatcctcacttagaatataattcaagtcaaatttcagaagcatttgctgatccaaaattaaatatcatatttcagctgcaaatacTCCTATTAAAATTATAAGTCCCAGAAGGATAAAGTTTATTGCACGCATGAAGCGTAGTAAACCGATCGATTCCAAAGGTAACATTCCTTGAAAAATAATAGgagaaaatgatcataatgaggaggaaatgagctctagaagagcccatgacataacatttcatgaaactccaaaagaagttcaggtacctgaaaataaagaaagtgatgagatctgaACAAGTTATGTTGCTTAggaaccgatacaaaatgatcgtcgacgatatatttgatacaatatggTGCACAATATTATAAAGACTGTGAGGATCAGACctgtagtccagacacctgaagatgtcatgccatttagatgcaagtcataacctatatgactcatttgatcaaatttatataaatatccctgaaggatttaaaatgcttaaagcatataattcaaagtctcgaGAAGTGTACTCAATTAGATTACAAAGATATTTGTACGGTTTAAATCAATCTGGGCACATGTGATATAATCGCCTCACTGAATTGATGAATGAAGGTTATGTAAATGATGGCATTTGTCCATGCGTTTTTACAAAGAAAACAACATCAtagtttgttatacttgttgtttatgtcaATGGCATAAATCTCataggaactccagaagagctccaaagggAAAAACTTTGTCTTAGTctacaaattgaatatttagtagacaagatctttatccatcaatttgTCTATACATAAaaggtcttaaaacgcttttacatggacaaagcgcactcATTAAGTACACCAAATGGGTGTTCGATTAcatgaagtgaataaggatctgttctgacctccagaagaggatgagaaactccttggtcctgaaataccctATCTCAatacaattggtgcacttatgtatcttgctaatgctaacagaGGTGGTGCAGATCATATTGATTGTGCAGATAcaggttatttatccgatccCCATAAAGTTCGATCTCAAATCgggtatgtgtttacatgtggaggtactgtcatatcacgACGCTTTACAAAACAATCTATTgatgctacttcttcaaatcatgctgaaataatagttattcatgaagcaagtatggaatgtgtatggttgagatcagtgattcattttattcgagaaaaatgtgggtTGGAATATGATAAAAAACCTACAATATTATACGAAGATAATGctacatgcatagcccaattaaatggaggatttataaaaggagatagaacgaaacacatttcactaaaattattctacacacatgatcttcagaaaaacGATGACATCAATGTGCAACAAAtctgttcaagtgacaatccagaAGATTTGTTTACTAAATCTTTGTCAACtttaacttttgagaagatggtatacaagattggaatgcggtgactcaaatatttgaaacaaagttttcatcagggggagtaaaatacgcgttGTACGCTTTTTCCCTcactaaggtttttcccaaagggttttccttataaggtttttaatgagacaactagaaatgcgtattactaaatatgtgtactatttttccttcactaagattttttcTACTGGGTTTTTTTCTAGTaaagttttaacgaggcacaatatCTTTTAGTGAACATCCAAGGgagagtgttatgaaaataattatattatggatgtccatttattactacGCTATAGACaatcttcaggaagattatttgtttggtactctattgaagtttatctacaagcagctgatgcatgGAGGTTGCAAGAActtaatgaaatgatttgcaacagcttcttattaaacatgcaggttgcaagcagctcatgcagacagcttacaagcaactCAAGAAAAGTCTCGCAGCtgttttctttcttctataaatagaggagttttcagtacatcagtttgaagttgaataaaagtatcaatctccctctatacttggtttcgatttatttactttatagtctttattttataacatttaTGGTGTTATTGTATAGAACTTAAAACTCTTCAAAGAAAAAGAATGTGTAAAGTCAATTTGTTACATTACTCCTGACTAATTGAACAAGGAAGCCAAAAAGGTTTTGCTctgtaaaaaaaagaaaaaagaaaaggaaaaagaaaactacATGGGGTTGCCAGTTATAGAAAGCTAAAGAGTTTTTATTTGATGGATTAATTCAAATGTCTCTGTAAAAACAGGGTGCGGTGTTCTGTTTGTTGATTAATTGAGATCTGAACCTGAATTAGGTAATTGGATGTGAGGTCCCTGTTAAATGATcaaattgtttggtgatttcgttgataaaaaaatgaagaaatctgAAATATCTTTTTATAAAGAAGAATAAACTGCTCCGATTATCCTAAAACAATAGCAGTAGTTATGAAATCGTTATCAAGTGAATAAAAAGCTCTTTTTCGAGATAGCACGTTCCTAGATCTGCCCAGAAATGTTAGCTGGATCGTTGTCAATACGGGAAAGATAAACTTTTTTTTAATCAACTTTCCAGAGTTTTTAATTTGAGAATCAGATGGAGTAAAGAGGCAATAGAAATTATCGAGTGGGGAATGAGGAAATTTATGAGAAATCAGTGGTAATTTTGTTAGAAGCTTCTGGTTGGTTTATAaaacaacagcaacaacccagtataatctcactagtggggtctggagagggtagtgtgtacgcagaccttgcccctaccctggggtagagaggctgtttccgatagaccctcggctccctccctccaagaactcccaccttgctcttgggatgactcgaactcacaatctcttggttggaagtaAAGGTTGCTTACTACTAGAACATCCCACTCTTGTTTGGTTGGTTTATAAAGATGTTGATAATTTCCCATAAATTGAGCCatgattaaaagaaaagagtgGAAATTTAAGTTAATTTTTATAAAGGAAAATTTAAGTTAATTAATCTATAAGACATCTCAACTTTTTGACGTGCCTAAAACATTTTTGACTATCAATTAAAAActctaaaaaaaaattacttcccACTTTAATTTACAGGGTATAACAAAAAATTTAATGGTCTAACTAATTTGCTAAAACACGCCATCCATGTTCCTTTAAAGTTTGACTTTTTAAAGATGAACAAATATTAACGAAAATGGAGTAATTTGTCACATGCAGTGGCTTATTGAATTGTATACAGATTAAAGAAATAATCCTCTATTAAAGAAATAATCCTTTATTAAAGAAACTCGGTAATCCCACTTGTCTAGATAATTTTATCAGAAAACCTTAGTAAATATATGAATAAAAACGAAGTGGTGAAAGCCTAACAATTGAGACTTCACAACGTATCCAGTTATTCTTATTCttatttttgatatatatatatatatacaaataattaaTGAATGAGCTGTAGTGGTCTAAAATTAGGGATATGCTTATCTGGCGACCGGCGCCAATCATTGAACTCTGATAGAAATGGCTCAATACTTACAtaattatatatttgtatgtatgtatacTCTAGAAGCATTTAACCGTAAATACTTATATGTATCGGATGTTTATACCAAATAATTACCTTATAGAATCAACAAATCAAAGTGAAAATGCACATCATTCAACCAAGGTTAAGTGTTACAAAGTGTACATATAAGACAATTGCTTATATTCACTGGCTTCGTGTAAATATATACCCATTGCGAATAAGTTTTTACAAATTTAACTAATATATCTTTACGATATAGTAATTTTTTTATACTATTAGTATTATCTTGACTTACTAAACATGTATTTACttttcctaaattattaaattatatttttttaaaacaatttttcgTAGTTGCGTGTAACTTTATGTGATAGTATAAAAATATTATGCATTATCAATGTATACAACTTAACTAATGACAATTACATGATACATTATTGAAGGAGGCCGTCGCACTAATATGAGTTGGAAGCTGGAGCATTAGTTGCGTTGCAATGATTAATGAAACAGAACCAAATATCAGTAAACATGTGGGCATGTTACTGTGTGTTTGGATTAGTATACTtttatatcaataataataatacgcTGTCTAGTCCACTTTAactgatttttttatttgtttgtgatccataatatttaatttttttagatatcaagaaggaattaactttcTTTTTTCAAAGTTGTCACTGGAGTAAAGAGACTAGaaataattgttgtatttccaattaaaaatttaagattaatatggtcaatttcattgttaattaatgctaaaaggtaaattttttaaaacatccaaaaaatcaattaaaacgGGCAGGAGGGAGTTGGCATTTGTCCACATGTCCCAATTACTAATTTTACTACTCAATTGCATTCTACCATTTTTTACATAGATGTGAAGTCAGATTTGAAGTTTATAAGTTCAAGattctaattttttaaaattattgaattttaaattaataatttgtatatatatttgatgaATTTATTAAGACGAATATAAAAAATCGATCAACCTAAAACTTTAGCACCCATGCCTTTACACAAGCTTCCCAAATGCTTTTGATGCCTATGTACTCATTTACTcttcttatatactatatactacaAAAGAGATGCCTTATGCTCCCATTGACCTTTATTATCAAAAGCACCTTATAACTAACTTCACGTGGTCCTCGAAGCTTTTCGACTTTGAACAGAATTCCAGAGTTTAAATTAATAAatgtaaaatattattacttcaaTATTTTACTTAAAATAATTTTAATCATATACATAGTTCAAGTGACTAAACCTCTTTTGAGTTGTGTATTTAGCTGTTTATGCCCCTCTTTTTCTGCAAACCAGACAACCCTTCATCCCCAGAATAAACAATAAACAAATGACCAAAAAGAAAGGCAAACGACAAATCTTGGAAAATGAGGGGGAAAGTTTTCCTACTCCAAAATACAACAACACATGTAAACTATTTCTCACCGACAGCTCCACCCTATTTCCGACATTAAACTAATCTACATAACTGAACCTGCCCTCTGCTGACCTTATATTTTACGGCATCTACAGATTTTGACAATAGTATATAAATTAAAACAGCTGTGATTTGGTGTGCAGGcatctctccccccccccccacaactCCTATCATGTGTTAAGTCAATGCAGTCAGATTAATATACACTAGTATTATatattagtatatataatactGACAGCTCCCACCAGCTTCCATTGCCGGCAATTTTCCAATAATACTTTactctctattttctttttgataCCTTTCaaaaaaaagataatttatttttaaatttaaaaataatttaacttaaatttATAAATCGATCATTAATgaaaaacttttataaccacacaaatactcttgTCCCTTTTAGATttgtttaggatcacaaattttaaaaatcttaatttttcctTAAATTACGTGCCCGTCACACAAATTCACATAAATTTGAAAGAGGAGAGTAGTACTCAACAATGGTTACACAAAGTTAGAGGTAAATGAATTGGTGAAAATTTTAGTAATTGGATCAAAATTTACTTAAAATAAATTACTCGAGGTGCACATTAGCTCCATGAACGTGACCAAGATAAAGAAAATTGAAATGGCCAATGAAGTAGAAGAAAATGGTGGAGCTAAAGAAGGAAGAATCATTCAAATGCAAATCTAATTTATGATCAAATACCACAAACAAATAGGTAGTAGTACTTCTGTATAAGAATGAATATGACTAACTGAACAAATTCGGTTTGCAGATTATGTATATATAACAAAAAACAAATTCAACTATATATCCTACCAACAATCCATTTacccaaaaacaaaaacaaaaaaattaacaaaaaatgaaaaattaaacaaccaaaaccaaaagaggaaaaaggaaaatcacaCTCTTTCCTTTCACCCAGTAAAATCAAACTACACCTCAGAAAGTCCATTTCCAGATCTTGATCCGAAGATCCACGTCACATTTCACATCAGATGTAGTAGCTTTAGTCGGCGACTTTCCGGTAGGAACAGTGATTTTAATACCATTGCATTTCACTCTAATTCCAACTTTCTTCGTttttaagcttccaactttgacTTTCACCTTTGTATCAAGCTTTATTTCCAATGGCAGGGTCTTCTTATTCTTCAGTTCAGATCTCAACGTAGAAACCGCCGAATCGTCGAGATTTTGACCCGAACTTGACACGAcggtttttaaagtggtaacgTTTTTCGTACCATGCGTGAGAGCCGGTAAAGAACCAGAACCGATGTCCAGGTCATCGGAACTGAATGAAATATTGATCGGATCGTAGAAGAAAGTGACTTTTTTGTTAGGGTTACGAGCGATGACGGTGAGGTTGAATTTGGAGACGAGTTTAGTGGAAGTGAGATTGAATTGTGAGACTTGAAGAGAAGAAACTGAAAACGACGGTCTCTGTGGACGGTAAAGGACCCAGAAAATAGCGCCGGCGATGGCGGCGAGGAGGACGATAGTGATTATGAAGAAAGTGGTCCAgagacaacagcaacagcagcagctCCGTCGGTGTTTACGACGGGGAGGCGGCTGAGGACGGTAGGTAGGGCGGGTGGCGTTGTAAAGTTGAGCTTTGTTTGCCGGAAAGGCTGGATTAGCTCCGCCGTTGACGGCGGGGGCGGCAGTGCCGTTTGCAGCGGCGGGTTTAGCAGCTGGGTATACTCTATCCGCCATGTTAGGAACTAAAAAAAAGATCAGAGATTAGGGTTTGGTTTCTATGTATAGagagtatttatatttatatagaaAGAAAGGGAATAAATTTTGGTGGCGGTGGTAGTAGGAAAATTAGAAGAGTTGAATTGTGAAGTGAAAGGAAGGTGAAATGGCAACTGACaatggagattttgaagagacAGACAAGTACCTTATAACTAATGCGGTGTTCACAAATCACCACACGCTTTCATTAGCGAGTGTTTAATCAGCAGTTATTAGGATAATAATTGGTGATTAGTGATTAACCCCTTCTATTAATGGGTTATTATTATTGCCTTTTATCTTTTTACGCGGAACCGTTATATTGAAGCCTCCTTTGGAATGTTAGGAAAAaatatggaaaataatttatgaatGGGAAATTTAAAGATTCTTTGCAACTATCAAGAGCTTAAGGGCCATTATTcaacaaaagaaggaaaataattaatttcttaAAGTCTTAGATACAAGTTTCTGACAATTtgattattataagaaaactttccttaattcaaaatattttttatgaatGGAAATTTAACAATTCCTTGAGATTAGAGTTGTCTCGCGCTATTGATTATAATTCCACGTTAAACTAAGAGGTCAACTACATTAAATCTTGGTAATGCTTTCTCGTTGACTAACTCTACATTTCCATATATACTTTCATATATTgagtttaatttttaattttcttcaaTCGCTTAATTCTTAATTCACATTTGACCATTAATCGATATTAACTTGTTCTCCCCTTCCACTACTGTCTTTtctgagaagaagaaaaaaaattataacttTTCAAAGGCTTACAATTTTCTTGACTATTCGATTATTATAATGGCTCTTGCCTTCAATTTTATATATTGTAAACATACGTTTAAGGAGAAATAATGCAGAAAAGCAAGATTGATTTAGAGGAATATTGGAAAATAGTTTTCAGACTTTtggcaattaattaaaaaaaaggaagaagaggaGGAAACTGACATACAAAAAATCGGTAATGGAGGCGCGTGCT
This DNA window, taken from Nicotiana tabacum cultivar K326 chromosome 4, ASM71507v2, whole genome shotgun sequence, encodes the following:
- the LOC107810736 gene encoding NDR1/HIN1-like protein 13 translates to MADRVYPAAKPAAANGTAAPAVNGGANPAFPANKAQLYNATRPTYRPQPPPRRKHRRSCCCCCCLWTTFFIITIVLLAAIAGAIFWVLYRPQRPSFSVSSLQVSQFNLTSTKLVSKFNLTVIARNPNKKVTFFYDPINISFSSDDLDIGSGSLPALTHGTKNVTTLKTVVSSSGQNLDDSAVSTLRSELKNKKTLPLEIKLDTKVKVKVGSLKTKKVGIRVKCNGIKITVPTGKSPTKATTSDVKCDVDLRIKIWKWTF